In Campylobacter sp. 2014D-0216, the following proteins share a genomic window:
- the secA gene encoding preprotein translocase subunit SecA encodes MFSNLFKAVFGTKNDREVKKYLKRVAQINALESKYQNLSDDELKQIFLDFKSQIQNHEKTLDQILNEVFAIVREVGKRTLNMRHFDVQLIGGMVLHEGKIAEMKTGEGKTLVATLPVVLNAMSGKGVHVVTVNDYLAKRDAEQMSAIYNFLGFSVGVILSEQNSDEAHKKAYECDITYGTNNEFGFDYLRDNMKFSKHEKVQREHNFVIVDEVDSILIDEARTPLIISGPTNRTLDGYIKANEVAKQMQRGEAVLPPQTPDGDFVVDEKNRTIMITEVGISKAEKLFGVENLYSLDNAILAHQLDQALKAHNLFEKDVHYVLRDKQVVIVDEFTGRLSEGRRFSDGLHQALEAKEGVKIQEESQTLADITFQNYFRMYSKLAGMTGTAQTEATEFSQIYSLDVISIPTNIPIARLDKDDLIYKTQEEKFKAVIEEIKQANAKGQPVLVGTASIERSEVFHNMLVKERIPHHVLNAKNHEQEALIIQDAGKKGAVTIATNMAGRGVDIKIDDEVRALGGLYIIGTERHESRRIDNQLRGRAGRQGDPGVSRFYLSLEDNLLRIFGGDRIKNIMERLGIEEGEHIESRIVTRAVENAQKKVESLHFESRKHLLEYDDVANEQRKTIYNYRNELLDEEINLQEKILKNIAEYSNFLVSQIYLNAELEDDIKHFDNLKQKVSYECNLELKEEDFKDLGVVEVENKLTEILEQAYKEKMNIIEESEARRIERILYLQILDNLWREHLYQMDILKTGIGLRSYNQKDPLVEYKKESYNLFMELVERVKFDSLKLLFNVVFTQKEAQNFEEKTQEQNEQFLANTTEIGVDENAQAQVAKVPRNSPCPCGSGKKYKECHGKSGPKKGILA; translated from the coding sequence ATGTTTTCTAATTTATTTAAAGCAGTATTTGGCACAAAAAATGATCGAGAAGTGAAGAAATACTTAAAAAGAGTTGCACAAATTAATGCTTTAGAATCAAAATACCAAAATCTTAGCGATGATGAATTAAAACAAATTTTTTTAGATTTTAAAAGTCAAATTCAAAATCATGAAAAAACCTTAGATCAAATTTTAAATGAAGTTTTCGCAATAGTAAGGGAAGTGGGTAAAAGAACGCTTAATATGCGCCATTTTGATGTGCAGTTAATCGGTGGTATGGTTTTGCATGAAGGTAAAATAGCTGAAATGAAAACAGGAGAGGGTAAAACCTTGGTTGCAACTTTACCTGTTGTATTGAATGCTATGAGTGGTAAAGGCGTACATGTAGTTACTGTGAATGATTACCTAGCTAAAAGAGATGCAGAACAAATGAGCGCGATTTATAATTTTTTAGGTTTTAGTGTAGGGGTAATACTTTCAGAACAAAATAGCGATGAAGCACACAAAAAAGCTTATGAATGCGATATAACTTATGGTACAAATAATGAATTTGGTTTTGACTATTTACGCGATAATATGAAATTTTCAAAACATGAAAAAGTACAAAGAGAGCATAATTTTGTTATCGTAGATGAAGTAGATAGTATTTTGATTGATGAGGCAAGAACTCCTCTAATTATAAGTGGTCCTACAAATAGAACTTTAGATGGCTATATCAAAGCGAATGAAGTTGCTAAGCAAATGCAAAGGGGTGAAGCGGTGCTTCCTCCACAAACTCCAGATGGTGATTTTGTTGTTGATGAGAAAAATAGAACAATTATGATCACAGAGGTTGGAATTTCTAAAGCTGAAAAATTATTCGGAGTGGAAAATTTATATAGTCTTGATAATGCAATTTTAGCTCATCAGCTTGATCAAGCTTTAAAAGCACATAATTTATTTGAAAAAGATGTGCATTATGTTTTAAGAGATAAGCAGGTTGTAATAGTTGATGAATTTACAGGAAGATTGAGCGAAGGAAGACGTTTTAGCGATGGTTTACACCAAGCCTTAGAGGCAAAAGAAGGAGTGAAAATTCAAGAAGAAAGTCAAACTCTAGCAGATATTACTTTCCAAAATTATTTTAGAATGTATAGCAAGTTAGCAGGTATGACAGGAACTGCACAAACTGAGGCAACAGAATTTTCTCAAATTTATAGTTTAGATGTTATCTCTATACCTACTAATATTCCAATTGCAAGGTTGGATAAAGACGACTTGATCTATAAAACACAAGAAGAAAAATTTAAAGCAGTGATTGAGGAAATAAAACAAGCTAATGCAAAAGGTCAGCCGGTATTGGTAGGAACTGCAAGTATTGAAAGAAGTGAAGTGTTTCATAATATGCTTGTTAAAGAACGTATTCCTCATCATGTACTTAATGCTAAAAATCACGAGCAAGAAGCTTTGATTATCCAAGATGCAGGAAAAAAAGGTGCAGTAACCATAGCTACAAATATGGCAGGCCGCGGTGTGGATATAAAAATCGATGATGAAGTAAGAGCTTTGGGTGGACTTTATATCATCGGAACAGAACGTCATGAAAGTAGAAGAATAGACAATCAGCTTCGTGGTCGTGCGGGAAGACAAGGCGATCCTGGAGTGAGTAGGTTTTATTTGAGTTTAGAAGATAATCTTTTGAGAATTTTTGGTGGCGATCGTATTAAAAATATCATGGAGAGATTGGGTATAGAAGAAGGTGAGCATATAGAAAGTCGTATTGTAACCCGTGCAGTGGAAAATGCTCAAAAGAAAGTAGAGAGTTTGCATTTTGAAAGTAGAAAACACTTGCTAGAATATGATGATGTAGCTAATGAGCAAAGAAAAACTATTTATAATTATAGAAATGAATTGCTAGATGAAGAAATTAATCTACAAGAAAAAATTCTAAAAAATATTGCTGAATATAGTAATTTTTTAGTAAGTCAAATTTATTTAAATGCTGAATTAGAAGATGATATAAAACATTTTGATAACTTAAAGCAAAAAGTAAGCTATGAGTGCAACTTAGAACTTAAAGAGGAAGACTTTAAAGACTTAGGTGTGGTAGAAGTAGAAAATAAACTGACTGAAATTTTAGAACAAGCTTATAAAGAAAAAATGAATATTATTGAAGAAAGTGAAGCAAGAAGAATCGAAAGAATTTTATATCTTCAAATTTTAGATAATTTATGGAGAGAGCATTTATACCAAATGGATATTTTAAAAACAGGTATAGGCTTGAGAAGTTACAACCAAAAAGATCCTTTGGTGGAATACAAAAAAGAAAGTTATAATCTCTTTATGGAACTTGTAGAGCGTGTAAAATTTGATAGTTTAAAACTACTATTTAATGTAGTGTTTACTCAAAAAGAAGCACAAAATTTCGAAGAAAAAACTCAAGAGCAAAACGAGCAGTTTTTAGCAAATACAACAGAAATTGGTGTAGATGAAAATGCACAAGCACAAGTTGCAAAAGTACCTAGAAATTCTCCTTGTCCTTGTGGTAGTGGTAAAAAATACAAAGAGTGTCATGGAAAAAG
- a CDS encoding two-partner secretion domain-containing protein: MKTNKLSNHIILSSIVSSMLFSPLMALPSGGKFTHGTSGTITTNGNNMQVSGNGLNSVIQWGGGFNIGKDQSVNFGNNNFKGQQNYLNIAHGANKSMIEGVLNAGGNNVFLINPNGVIITKTGTINANRFVASTSSMSNESMQDFADGKLAYNTFSPVFKPNGGNVVNMGGEINAASVVLQGNKVISNAYTDYHKNLGEHSKQISANEITLQGNEVHVDVSSINGNQLSKLNIKGSDGNNFKGSMYLNASGYYYNPSSFKVFGKYTNTNNNFKVYDYVGIGSDVDWWHFAKGWNDDKEGFRETADKYRLTSDIDFKASSGQNYANYCIEGLGCTNMIVGYKDAIYDNWELVKDNGFSNKTFDGQGFTLSNISINTTDMPSITYAGIFGSANNSVFKNIKVDYNQNSIISHAMQTGGFIGYASGSSKFENIELKNISKIFA, translated from the coding sequence ATGAAAACAAATAAACTATCAAATCATATCATACTTTCAAGCATAGTTTCTTCTATGCTTTTTTCTCCTCTTATGGCTTTACCTAGTGGAGGTAAATTTACTCATGGGACTAGCGGGACTATAACTACAAATGGCAATAATATGCAAGTTAGTGGTAATGGGCTAAACTCAGTCATACAATGGGGTGGTGGTTTTAATATAGGTAAGGATCAAAGTGTAAATTTTGGAAATAATAATTTCAAAGGTCAACAAAACTACCTAAACATTGCCCATGGTGCTAACAAATCTATGATAGAAGGTGTATTAAATGCAGGTGGTAATAATGTCTTTTTAATCAATCCCAATGGAGTAATCATTACTAAAACAGGAACTATCAATGCTAATCGCTTTGTGGCTTCTACTTCGTCGATGAGTAATGAAAGCATGCAAGATTTTGCCGATGGAAAACTTGCTTATAATACTTTCTCTCCTGTGTTTAAACCAAATGGTGGTAATGTGGTTAATATGGGTGGTGAAATCAATGCTGCTAGCGTTGTCTTGCAAGGCAATAAAGTAATATCTAATGCATATACTGACTATCATAAAAATTTAGGAGAACACTCAAAACAAATTTCAGCTAATGAAATAACCTTACAAGGCAATGAAGTTCATGTTGATGTAAGCTCTATTAATGGTAATCAACTTAGCAAATTAAATATCAAAGGAAGTGATGGCAATAACTTTAAAGGTTCTATGTATTTAAATGCTAGTGGATATTATTACAACCCTAGTTCTTTTAAAGTGTTTGGTAAATATACAAACACAAATAACAACTTTAAAGTATATGATTATGTAGGTATAGGTTCTGATGTAGATTGGTGGCATTTTGCCAAAGGGTGGAATGATGACAAAGAGGGCTTTAGAGAAACAGCTGATAAATATAGACTTACAAGTGATATAGATTTTAAAGCAAGTAGTGGTCAAAACTATGCAAACTATTGTATAGAAGGACTTGGATGTACTAATATGATAGTTGGTTATAAAGATGCTATTTATGATAATTGGGAATTGGTAAAAGATAATGGATTTTCTAATAAAACATTCGATGGACAAGGCTTTACTCTAAGCAATATTAGCATAAATACAACTGATATGCCATCTATCACTTATGCAGGGATATTTGGTAGTGCAAATAATTCTGTGTTTAAAAATATAAAAGTTGATTACAATCAAAATTCTATCATTTCACACGCAATGCAAACAGGTGGGTTTATTGGATATGCAAGCGGTAGTAGTAAATTTGAAAATATAGAACTTAAGAATATTTCGAAAATTTTTGCATAA
- a CDS encoding ShlB/FhaC/HecB family hemolysin secretion/activation protein, with protein sequence MKKLLLSTIALSSLIYANEGGISIAKNDIEKVIELSPDRNLPQNKAIKENLKTKEDYEKSQEAKKDFEEKKEILKEKLKQEDETNTKTPHQPHHQNNSNATSKKVITHYKFVIVNENTSFEKLGIKEENLQNLVGEFSMRKFSLQDLQDISNIIAYYFQVNGYPAATAYVPQQEFEDNIQINIALGTLGKYVVKNKTTIKDHFIESKLNERIKGKIISTKLIEDSVYKVNEMYGVQTLAGLQAGENVGETDVVIEVVPDTKANVLLYTDNYGIKSAGDIRAGISMGFNSILNMGDYYNFYLQSSNEKQINYGASYTFFLGNLKITPSISQGTYSLGGDYEGLGFSGTSRNFGIDFSYPVWINTNSSLYFTSSIYHKILSDVTLDLLTFDKHSNVGSMGLEGLFRGFENNTLSYSAKVSIGKVYDDGTTIFGSTSKSGSKGFGWFRKLNASVNNYYSINEYITHTLNINYQKVLGNFELDSSESSSLGGAYGVRAYDNGEGDGDNTIVANFGIRINLPNTNFYFTPFYDIGYAWYEKDSGDRLADEHFLDAIGLQILIIKQMSII encoded by the coding sequence ATGAAAAAACTCTTACTTAGCACCATAGCACTTAGTTCTTTAATCTATGCTAATGAAGGAGGCATTAGCATAGCTAAAAATGATATAGAAAAGGTTATAGAACTATCTCCTGATAGAAACCTCCCTCAAAACAAAGCCATCAAAGAAAATCTAAAAACCAAAGAAGATTATGAAAAAAGCCAAGAGGCTAAAAAAGACTTTGAAGAAAAAAAAGAAATTTTAAAAGAAAAACTCAAACAAGAAGATGAAACTAATACCAAAACGCCTCATCAGCCACATCATCAAAACAACTCAAATGCCACATCTAAAAAAGTTATCACTCATTATAAATTTGTCATCGTTAATGAAAACACTAGCTTTGAAAAACTAGGCATTAAAGAAGAAAACCTACAAAACCTTGTAGGTGAATTTAGTATGAGAAAATTTAGTTTGCAAGATTTGCAAGATATATCTAATATCATTGCTTATTATTTTCAAGTCAATGGCTATCCTGCAGCAACTGCTTATGTACCCCAACAAGAATTTGAAGATAATATACAAATTAACATAGCCTTAGGAACACTGGGTAAGTATGTTGTAAAAAATAAAACGACTATAAAAGATCATTTCATAGAAAGTAAGCTTAATGAAAGAATCAAAGGTAAAATCATCTCTACTAAACTCATAGAAGATAGTGTATATAAAGTCAATGAAATGTATGGAGTGCAAACCTTAGCAGGTTTACAAGCAGGAGAGAATGTAGGGGAAACTGATGTTGTGATAGAAGTAGTCCCTGATACTAAGGCTAATGTATTATTATATACTGATAATTATGGCATTAAAAGTGCAGGGGATATAAGAGCTGGTATTAGTATGGGATTTAATTCTATATTGAATATGGGAGATTATTATAATTTTTACTTACAATCAAGCAATGAAAAACAAATCAACTACGGGGCTAGTTATACTTTCTTTTTAGGAAATTTAAAAATTACTCCAAGCATATCTCAAGGAACTTATTCTTTAGGTGGAGATTATGAGGGTTTAGGTTTTAGTGGTACTTCTAGAAATTTTGGTATAGACTTTTCTTATCCTGTGTGGATTAATACTAATTCCTCTTTGTACTTTACTTCTAGTATTTATCATAAGATACTTAGCGATGTAACTTTGGATCTTTTAACCTTTGATAAACATTCTAATGTAGGGAGTATGGGATTAGAAGGTTTATTTAGAGGCTTTGAAAACAACACCTTAAGTTATAGTGCAAAAGTAAGTATAGGTAAGGTATATGATGATGGTACTACTATATTTGGAAGTACATCTAAAAGTGGATCTAAAGGCTTTGGTTGGTTTAGAAAACTCAATGCTAGTGTGAATAATTATTACAGTATTAATGAATACATCACTCATACATTAAACATCAATTATCAAAAGGTATTAGGAAATTTTGAATTAGATTCTTCTGAGAGTTCCTCTTTAGGTGGAGCTTATGGAGTAAGAGCGTATGATAATGGTGAGGGTGATGGAGATAATACCATAGTGGCTAACTTTGGTATAAGAATTAATCTACCAAATACGAATTTTTATTTTACTCCCTTTTATGATATAGGTTATGCTTGGTATGAAAAAGATTCAGGAGATAGATTAGCAGATGAGCATTTTTTAGATGCAATAGGCTTACAAATACTTATAATAAAGCAAATGAGTATTATATAA
- a CDS encoding ATP-dependent DNA helicase — MVLERIRYFLEDGHVFLSGGAGVGKSFLTIELIKSYRKQGKIAIVLGSTALSAFNIGGVTLHSFFGFGRCANYEELYYEDRNQKDKLEKIRRILKQCDLLVIDEISMVSASLMEMIYYRLSRSEFNGKILLVGDFFQLPPVVNFKNSQVHNSLFNHSLYAFSSQAWVDLKFTNLKLTITKRTMDKLFYEYLFFIRMGEVNQQILDFFKKMLILPKDLLIYMDEYTLLCATNKKTNDINTKKLNLLQGEERIFKAFSEKIDQNLDDKSYQQWINGLNSLEELKLKIGAKIIFCVNNKEENYYNGEQGVIIDFIKDEEQEFILIEKNNKERLKLKVYEYILEEYELDKNDRLEAKIKAKFIQYPIKLAYAITIHKSQGMSIDKLICDIDGIFEKGQLYVCLSRAVNPCHLKIVYNYKMPFENYFLSVLKTDKEVKQFYSKEKFIDLEENEE, encoded by the coding sequence ATGGTTTTAGAGAGAATAAGATATTTTTTAGAAGATGGGCATGTTTTCTTAAGCGGTGGAGCAGGAGTTGGGAAGTCATTTTTAACCATAGAACTTATTAAATCGTATAGAAAACAGGGAAAAATTGCAATTGTATTAGGTTCTACAGCACTAAGTGCATTTAATATAGGTGGGGTAACCTTACATAGTTTTTTTGGTTTTGGTAGATGTGCAAACTATGAAGAGTTATATTATGAAGATAGAAATCAAAAAGATAAATTAGAAAAAATTAGAAGAATTTTAAAACAATGCGATTTGTTGGTTATCGATGAAATATCCATGGTTAGTGCTTCTTTAATGGAGATGATATACTATAGACTATCAAGAAGTGAATTTAATGGCAAAATCTTGTTAGTTGGAGATTTTTTTCAACTTCCTCCTGTGGTAAATTTTAAAAATTCTCAAGTGCATAATAGTTTGTTTAATCACTCTTTGTACGCCTTTTCTTCTCAAGCATGGGTTGATTTAAAATTTACCAATTTAAAACTTACCATTACAAAAAGAACTATGGATAAGCTTTTTTATGAATATTTATTTTTTATTAGAATGGGTGAGGTTAATCAGCAAATACTAGATTTTTTTAAAAAAATGCTTATACTTCCAAAAGATTTGCTTATCTACATGGATGAATACACGCTATTGTGCGCAACAAATAAAAAAACTAACGATATCAATACAAAAAAATTAAATTTACTGCAAGGTGAAGAAAGAATTTTTAAGGCTTTTAGTGAGAAGATTGATCAAAATTTGGATGATAAAAGTTATCAACAGTGGATCAATGGTTTAAATTCATTAGAGGAGTTAAAGTTAAAAATAGGTGCTAAGATTATTTTTTGTGTTAATAATAAAGAAGAAAATTATTATAATGGCGAGCAAGGAGTTATAATAGACTTCATAAAAGATGAAGAGCAAGAATTTATTTTAATAGAGAAAAACAATAAAGAAAGATTAAAATTAAAAGTTTACGAATATATTTTGGAAGAATACGAATTGGATAAAAATGATCGATTGGAGGCTAAAATCAAGGCGAAATTTATTCAATATCCAATAAAGCTAGCTTATGCCATTACAATTCATAAGTCTCAAGGTATGAGTATAGATAAGTTAATATGTGATATTGATGGAATTTTTGAAAAAGGACAATTATATGTGTGTCTTTCTAGGGCTGTTAATCCTTGTCATTTGAAAATCGTATATAATTATAAAATGCCTTTTGAGAATTATTTTTTAAGTGTTTTAAAAACTGACAAAGAAGTGAAACAGTTTTACTCAAAGGAAAAATTTATTGATTTAGAAGAAAATGAGGAATGA
- the lolA gene encoding LolA-like outer membrane lipoprotein chaperone, translating to MRIFLSLFFLLYNSFAFDINFQNFSSDFEQKVTSNNATLNYKGNFIITQNKAFWNYTQPNQKQIYINHKEVVIIEPELEQVIYTHLQNLPNLQEIFKQAKQISKEKYEAKYENITYFIQLKNDKLNDISYKDELENSVSIHFFNQKFDQKINDEVFLPKIPSHFDIIQ from the coding sequence ATGAGAATTTTTTTATCTTTATTTTTTTTATTATATAATAGCTTTGCATTTGATATTAACTTTCAAAATTTTAGTAGTGATTTTGAACAAAAAGTTACAAGCAACAATGCAACACTAAACTATAAGGGTAATTTTATCATTACACAAAATAAAGCTTTTTGGAACTATACCCAACCCAATCAAAAACAAATTTACATCAATCATAAAGAAGTTGTGATCATAGAGCCTGAACTAGAGCAAGTCATTTATACGCATTTGCAAAATTTACCAAATCTTCAAGAAATTTTCAAACAAGCAAAGCAAATATCAAAAGAAAAATACGAAGCAAAATACGAAAACATCACTTATTTTATTCAACTAAAAAATGACAAATTAAATGATATCTCCTACAAAGATGAGCTAGAAAATTCTGTTAGTATTCATTTTTTTAATCAAAAATTTGATCAAAAAATAAATGATGAAGTTTTTTTACCAAAAATTCCAAGTCATTTTGATATTATTCAATAA
- a CDS encoding flagellar basal body-associated FliL family protein encodes MRLIAFLLCAYFGVFANTLSIEDFRTDLYSKTGANTLKKIELSLDFEGENLDYNKITDALNTIISSYFYEDLFTEIGKNNFKETLLKFSNKKYKTQISNIYILKINSVAPFDLEEFKRYVKDLEDDDKKELTKEIINTPKVTKKQEQNSTKDLNATQVINDVANDNNPSSTQDANTSKEAMDMILKTMQDAQMQMLAPSKDQQDLFKEIPF; translated from the coding sequence ATGAGATTGATTGCATTTTTATTATGTGCGTACTTTGGTGTCTTTGCAAATACTTTAAGTATAGAAGATTTTAGAACAGATTTATATTCCAAAACCGGAGCAAACACTTTAAAAAAAATCGAGCTAAGTTTAGATTTTGAAGGAGAAAATTTAGATTATAATAAAATCACAGATGCGTTAAATACGATCATATCTAGTTATTTTTATGAAGACTTGTTCACAGAAATAGGAAAAAATAATTTCAAAGAAACTTTATTGAAATTTAGCAATAAAAAGTACAAAACACAAATTAGCAATATTTATATTTTAAAAATCAACTCAGTTGCACCATTTGATTTGGAGGAATTTAAGCGTTATGTTAAAGACTTAGAAGATGATGATAAAAAAGAACTTACAAAAGAAATAATCAATACCCCAAAAGTTACAAAAAAACAAGAGCAAAATTCAACAAAAGATCTCAATGCTACTCAAGTGATAAATGATGTTGCAAATGACAATAATCCAAGCTCAACTCAAGATGCTAATACAAGCAAAGAGGCAATGGATATGATATTAAAAACAATGCAAGATGCGCAAATGCAAATGTTAGCACCAAGCAAAGATCAGCAAGATTTATTTAAAGAGATACCATTTTGA
- a CDS encoding polyribonucleotide nucleotidyltransferase, translating into MRHEININSHLEIFDTDKVAKQAAGAVLMQEKNAVVLATVAREDKMVEEDFLPLTVQYIEKAYAAGKIPGGYVKRETKPGDNETLSARIIDRSLRPLFPKGYAYPTQIVVMVLSADPEVDLQVMSLNAASVALYLSDIPIKAPVCGVRIGRIDNEFVLNPSNSELKNSTLDLYVAGVKDELLMIEMRALANKQDNNHCMNELSEDDTLKALEFAGNAILRGSNEYEKTFAAYRKNSMLEFKVESDNAQIIEYIKNSYMAKLKIAINQMAKSERASEILQIAKEIENETITTENEWKLEDIEKALFVCKRELIRSQIIYENKRADGRGLKDVRKIDIETNILPSAHGSCLFTRGQTQALVVATLGSDNDAQMSDLLTEKNPICEKFMVNYNFPGFSVGEASPIKAPGRRELGHGNLAKRALHPSVDTEYAHTIRLVSEILESNGSSSMATVCGGALALRAAGVESKKLVAGVAMGLVFEDDKYAILTDIMGLEDHDGDMDFKVAGSCDGITALQMDIKLGGIDQQVLKEALYQAKEARGHILNLMEEANQNIVVNEAILPKVEIFNVDPNKIPDIIGQGGKTIKEIIEKFEVNIDLDREKGEVKIAGISHELIQQSKEYILNLLQSKNFNKKRDKKEMPKFEIGEEFLGKVQKVVDFGVFVELKEGVDGLLHNSKIKEKLEVGVEVKVKVLEIKNGKVSLDLA; encoded by the coding sequence ATGCGACATGAAATCAACATAAACAGCCATCTTGAGATATTTGATACAGATAAGGTAGCAAAACAAGCAGCGGGTGCTGTATTGATGCAAGAAAAAAACGCTGTGGTTTTAGCAACTGTGGCTAGAGAAGATAAAATGGTAGAAGAGGACTTTCTGCCTCTTACGGTTCAATATATCGAAAAAGCTTATGCAGCGGGTAAGATTCCAGGTGGTTATGTTAAAAGAGAAACTAAACCTGGGGACAATGAAACACTAAGTGCGAGAATTATAGATAGAAGTTTAAGACCGCTTTTTCCAAAAGGCTATGCATATCCAACCCAAATTGTTGTTATGGTGCTATCTGCTGATCCTGAAGTGGATTTACAAGTGATGAGTTTAAATGCTGCAAGTGTTGCTTTGTATTTAAGTGATATTCCCATTAAAGCTCCTGTTTGTGGCGTAAGAATAGGTCGTATTGATAATGAATTTGTTTTAAATCCAAGCAATAGTGAGCTAAAAAATAGCACTTTAGATCTTTACGTAGCGGGTGTTAAAGATGAACTTTTGATGATAGAGATGAGAGCTTTAGCAAATAAACAAGATAATAATCATTGTATGAATGAGTTAAGCGAAGATGATACTTTAAAGGCTTTAGAATTTGCAGGCAATGCGATTTTACGCGGGTCAAATGAGTATGAGAAGACTTTTGCTGCTTATAGAAAAAATTCTATGCTCGAATTTAAAGTAGAAAGCGATAATGCGCAAATTATAGAATATATTAAAAATTCATACATGGCTAAATTGAAAATAGCTATCAATCAAATGGCAAAAAGTGAAAGAGCAAGTGAAATTTTACAAATAGCCAAAGAAATTGAAAACGAAACGATCACAACTGAAAATGAATGGAAACTAGAAGACATAGAAAAAGCCTTGTTTGTATGCAAAAGAGAATTAATCCGAAGTCAAATCATCTATGAAAATAAAAGAGCAGATGGTAGAGGCTTAAAAGATGTTAGAAAGATAGATATAGAAACAAATATCTTGCCAAGTGCACACGGTTCTTGTCTTTTTACTAGAGGGCAAACTCAAGCTTTGGTGGTTGCAACTTTAGGAAGTGATAATGATGCTCAAATGTCAGACTTGCTAACTGAAAAAAATCCAATTTGTGAAAAATTCATGGTTAATTATAACTTCCCAGGTTTTTCTGTGGGTGAAGCTAGTCCTATAAAAGCTCCAGGTAGAAGAGAGCTTGGGCATGGAAATTTAGCAAAAAGAGCATTACATCCTAGCGTGGATACTGAATACGCACATACAATTCGCTTGGTATCTGAAATTTTAGAAAGCAACGGTTCTAGTTCAATGGCTACTGTTTGTGGCGGTGCTTTAGCATTAAGAGCTGCAGGAGTTGAAAGTAAAAAATTAGTTGCAGGTGTGGCGATGGGTCTTGTTTTTGAAGATGATAAGTATGCGATTTTGACAGATATTATGGGTCTTGAAGATCATGATGGAGATATGGATTTTAAAGTTGCAGGAAGTTGTGATGGGATTACGGCTTTACAAATGGATATAAAACTTGGTGGTATAGATCAACAGGTATTAAAAGAAGCATTGTATCAAGCAAAAGAAGCTAGAGGACATATCTTAAACTTAATGGAAGAAGCAAATCAAAATATTGTTGTCAATGAGGCAATTTTGCCAAAAGTTGAAATTTTTAACGTAGACCCAAATAAAATTCCTGATATTATCGGACAAGGTGGTAAAACTATCAAAGAAATCATCGAAAAATTCGAAGTAAACATTGACTTAGATAGAGAAAAAGGCGAAGTTAAAATCGCAGGTATTAGCCATGAGTTAATCCAACAAAGCAAAGAATATATTTTAAATTTGCTCCAATCAAAAAATTTCAATAAAAAACGCGACAAAAAAGAAATGCCTAAGTTTGAAATAGGTGAAGAATTCTTAGGAAAAGTTCAAAAGGTTGTAGATTTTGGAGTTTTTGTAGAGCTTAAAGAAGGTGTAGATGGCTTGCTACACAACTCAAAAATCAAAGAAAAACTAGAAGTGGGAGTTGAAGTTAAGGTTAAGGTTTTAGAGATTAAAAACGGCAAAGTTTCTTTAGATCTTGCATGA